The Balaenoptera acutorostrata chromosome 2, mBalAcu1.1, whole genome shotgun sequence genomic sequence GCAGGATCTACCAGGAGGTCCCCCTGGGGTCTCGAGTTTGCAGCGGTCTGTAAGATCCTTCCAGGATGCCCAGCATGTTTGTCAGGAGCAGTTTCTAACCAGACCCTGTAACAGGCCGATGAGGAAGCAGGTTTATAAAGGCCATCTTTTCACACGCCCCGCCCGGTTCACGGCTCCGTGGGAAGAGCAGAAACTCCAGCCGCACCGTTTCCCTCAGGGATCTTTCCGGGAGTCGGGGGGCGGAGAGCCTCTGCTCCGTCAAGCGTGTGGGGTTTCCAAGGAAAACGGGCGGCCCCGAAAACCCGGGAACATGTTTCCTAAGGTCGCAGAGGCACTGAATTTTGAAGGGATATGTGAATGTTGACATTTGGAAAGCGGACGGTGTTCAGGAGGTGATCGTTTACGTCACCAAAGGTTTCTCCTTTCCAATCACCCAGACATCCCCACATCCACGTGGCCTTGAACAGGAGCCCATCTCCTGCCCCTCAGCCAGGCTCGCACGAGGGGTGGACGGCCCAGCGTCAACAGCTCTGGTGGATGGAGGGGGCACCCTGGCCGTGGGAAGGTGCGGCTGGACCTCTTGGCTTTTCACGGGAGGCCAGGGTCTGAGCTTTTAGGTGGTACGTCCCAACACCTCTGTGCCTGTAGGCCTCACCTGGGCAGATGGGCCGTCCTGGGCCTTTCAGCAGGACCTGGCCAGGCCAAGGGCCGCTTGCTGGGAAGGACCAGGAATTCAGTTTCGTGCCGTGGCTCGTGGAGCAGCGTCCTCGGGAGTCTGAGCTCAGGACAGAGGCCCAGCAGGGTACGTGGCCTCTGGGGGCCGTGGCCCATGGGCCTGGTGGGCTCCCCCGAGAGCCCCTGCGGGTGAGAGGGGCGGGGATGGGACCATGGGGACCCTGCAGCGAAGGCCGCGGCCACCTGACGTTGACGTCCAAAGAAGGACAGGGAGAATAAAGCATCAGGATACGTGGGCCCTGGTGCCGTCCCAGGGGGCCAGCAGAGCGCCTGGCGAAAGGAGGGCCCGGCGGATGCCGGAGAGTGAACGCAGGTGCTGCAGGAGCGAGGGGGGAGCTGCCCCTGCCGGGTGCCGCAGGGGGTCGGCAGGAGCTCAGGCCCCACGTGGATCGTAGAGCATGGAGATCTCGCAGGCCCTGCTGGCTGACATGGGGGTCCCGGGGCCGCATGGGGATGGAGCCCATCACCAGGAGAGCCAGGAGGTGGTGGGTGCCGAGGACCATCCGGGCAGGCGGGGAAGCGGGAAGGCGGGGGCCACACCGGAAAGCGAGGTGAGGTTGGAGGGTTCTGTACGCAGGAGGCCGGGGCTCCTCTGGGGGGGCAGAGGGGAGCGAGGGGGGAGGTTGATGCTGGGGAGGGTCTGCAGCCAGGGCGCAGAGCAAGGGGGGTGCAcgccagcctgggaggggcatcCCAGGAGGTGTGGGGCTGGGCCGCCCTGGGGAAGGCGCTGCGGCGGAGGCGGGGCCCTTGAGCGGGGCCATCAGAGATGGGGCGTCTGTCTGCACCCCGGTCGTGCTCGAGGGCCCCGGTTTTCGGGCCACTTAGGAGGTCACCCTGTGGGGAGTGGCCGCACATCTGGTCAGCAGCCCTGCAGGAGGTTTTATACGTTGCAGTTAAAGCTCTTGGCCCTTCTATCGAGCCAAAGCAGTGAAGATTAAAGGGCGTTTTTGTGTAACCAGGACGGATTTGAAATCACCAGTCACAGGGAGCACGGTTACTTTCCCTGCAATGCTCTTTCTTTCCCTTGATTGCTCTGCATCACAGAGGTCGTTGTTGACTCAGGTCTTAAACACTGCGTGTTCTAACATCGGGGTGGACGTGGATGAACATTCCTTCAAATGTTCTGAACGTCCAGCTATACTAGGGAAGGAGGTCATGAGGGCTGTCGTATCCGTGGCTGATTAGGTACTGTCCTGGCCCGTTGTCTCCTTACTGTGTTTGCGATCGTAGGGGACCATCTCAGGGTCCAACCAAGGGTCTGTGCAGACCATGTCTGTCTTGACCCTCCCCCAGCCCAAAGCATTTATCATCTTCTCTGTAACCAACACAATACGCCAAAAGCAAGtgctcaaattattttaaaacaaaaaaatggggtGAAATTTTGAACTTCCAACTGTTTTAAGCTCACACGTAGAGGGCCTGCGTGGGACTTGTTTTCCCTTTGACCTCTCAGCCGAGCCAGGCGAGCGATGTGGAAACCCTGGCTTCCTGCCTGTCGCTCTGGCTCCTGGTGGCCGAGTCCTCCGGGCCAGCCACCGGCCCTTTCCCAGAAGTGGGTCTCGGGGCCTCAGCCATTTCACCCCGAGACTGGCCCTTCTAGCAAGAAATGCTGTGCTCTGTTGCCAGCTGACCCGCAAGCCTCTGGCACCTGGTCCGGGAGCTAACCGCTGCTCCCCACAAATGCCTGGGACCTCAGCTGCATGGCTTATTttgattttacagaaaaaaatttaaccaaaaatCAGGTTTTTAGACGTGACTGGAAGTTATCTTAACGTCCACCCGGGAGAGAGCTCAGCCCTGTCTTTGGGCGGGAGAGGACCTTGTGAGCCCGGGCGCTGCGTGTGCAGGGCGTTCACAGGACCCCAAGGACGCTTGGAGCGAGGCGAAGCGGGTGCTTTCGATGCCAGCAGGCTGGGTGGCGGAGGGAGTGGCGTCTTAATAATCGGGTGTCTTTATTTCGTATTAAAACAAGTTCACTGCCCACCCGGCGTGCTGAGAGAACTATGGAAGCAGCCTTATTCTGAAGGCTGTGACCTGGAGGGGGTTAGGGCAGGGGGTTAGTAGAGAGGAAGATGCCAGGGGCACCTGTAGGGGCTCTGGAGGCAGACGGCAGGCCTCCTTCCTGGGCCCAGCGACACCGGCTCCACCCCGCATCTTCCTCGAGGCTCCGTCTGGGCAGCGATGGTCCCTGCACCGTCCAGGTGCTCCCGTGGCGCCCACGGCCGTCAGAGCCCCAGGCCAGGTTCCCTGACGTCGCGTGCGTAGGGGCCCCAGCACAGCCGGCATCTCACCCAGAGGAGCCCACGCTGTGTCCCTCGGCCCCGCCCTGCTGCACCCGTGTTCCTGGGGAGACCCCGgggcctgggtggggggggggttcccTTCCCCACGCAGAGCGGGACGTCCGGGCCGGTCCTCACTGAATTCACCCAGGGCAGCGCGTGCCCAGAACAGGAGGTGTGCGTTTGTCTCCTCGTTCCCATGGACCCAAGTATCTTAGGGCGTGTTTGTGGTTTGTGTTTGTCATCAAGGCCTTCTTCAAAATAATCAGTTTGAAAATCTGGGTAAAAGCATTCTAGGTAGTTTTcgtggtttttgttttgatttgtttgctCTCAGAAAGAACAAGCTAGAGATGCAGAGCTGTGTTTGGGGATGGCCcttgtcccctcccctcctgccgaTGGACACGGCCATCCCGAGGGCACTGGTGGGCCTGGCGCGAGGGGCTGGGTCTGGCTGGTGGCGTCAGGCCCCTAGATGGGGAACCTGAGAGCAGGGACCAGTGTCACAGCCACGTGGGCCGAGCCGGCACCGGGCCTTCTGCTGTTCTGGTGGTGACCGGGGCACCTCGGGCTGGCAGAGGCTCCTGCAGTCACCGGCCAGGGCGAGGATGCCGCCAGGCGGCCCCCGCTCCTGAGAGCGCAGCCCCATCTCCCTGCCGCCCAGTTGGTCCCGCACGAGGTCCCTCCCGGCCGGGCCTGATCAGCGCCCTCCAAGGCACCGGCGTGGTGGCAATGCTTCCCACCCCCAGTCTGTCTGCGTGACAAGGCGGCAGCGGGACAATCTGACCCAATGATACTGCCATGTGGAGATGACATCAGGCCTGTTTGTGGACAGGTTAGGGCTCGTCCCCCGCCACCGCCCGCAGGCTGAGGGGCAGCGGTCGGAACCCTCCACCATCCCCCGCGGGACCCCGAGCATGTGGGGTGTCAGGTGACCTGGCGGGGCAACCCCGCTGGGCCTCCTGCCGAGTTGTCTCCAGCCTGGGCCTGAGCCCCTGGGAGAGATGAGGGGCCCCAAGTGACCTGGAGATGCTGCGTCAGGAGGTATGATAGAGCCTTGGGGCCCAAGAGTCACCGGGGGAAATGCCCGGGTCCTGGGGGCGGCGCCGCGTGACCCGCCACTGGGACACTAGATGGAGCCAGGGTCCGAGGCAGCTTCCCTGGCCATGTCGCCCGTCTTCCCGTCTCTGTACTCTGACTTTTGTGGGCTGTCTCCACGGGCCACGTGAACTTCTGTTCTGTAGCTTCCTGGCTGAAACACCCTTTGGATACGTTGGAAGTCTTGTCCTGTTTTTCCATAACTGGTCTTGGGATCGGCTGTGGAAGCTGGGGGGCTTCTGTCTGTGCCCTCGGCCCGGCCACCCTGGAGGAGATGCCGTCCCCCTGCAGTCCGGCCCCTGGGTTCGTGGGTGTTTCGCGGGCAGGTCACTCAGGTTCTTGCCCGGCTGTGACGGGAGATGCTGCGTGCGGGCCAGGGAGCAGAGGACAGGCGGCTTCTCCTGTCCGCAGCCCAGGGTTCTGGTCTGTGCCCACCTCTCGCGGCAAAGGCCAGGCCGGAGCTTTGTTCTCACTGTGGCTGCGCCCTCGGGCAAAGGCCATGTCCCTTGTGCGGGGCTCCTGTTGAAGCCCTGGCACTCTCACGGGCACCATGTCTCGTCCTGGAGACGCTTCTCGTGGAACCAGACAACATCCAGGGATGTGCGTGTGTTTTACTTTCAAAAATCTGAGGCTTAGTGAGTGTGGAGAGGGTGGTATTTCTAGACCAAGAACTCTTGACACCCCAGGAGGTGGGGTCCCGTTCCGGTACCCAGAGCTCGTGTTGGGGTGCACACCGTCTGCCCTGTCCTTTCTCCCTGCAGGAGCTGCCTGGCGGGGACCCCAAGGAAGGACCTTTCCGGGacgacccgtgtcccctggaggGTAAGTCCTGCTCTCCAGACCTCACTGACGCCACACCGTACCCCAGGCACCTGCCCCCAGGACACCCTGGCGATGGGGACCACCCACGCCCCACGCTCCCCGACCTATCCCACCACACCCAGGCCAGCCCTGGCTGGTCGCGGGTCCCCACCGGTGGCCGTTGGCAGGTGCAAGCTGGGTTCCCCAGTCTTAAAAGCAAATTGTTCTTAGATGTGCTTAGAAACACATCTCACGTGGGCTCCGTCACGTGGAGACGACACGGACTTCGGTCTGGGGGTTGGAGAAGCAAAAGGCGAATCTCAGGGCCTCTGCCCGTCCACGTCCCTGGAGACCCGCGAGCCCGTGGGCCAGAGGACAGGTTCCGCACACGGGCGTTTCGGTGACTCCACGGGTCACCCGTGGGTGTGATGCGCTGCATTAGTGTAAGGCTGTCCGAAATGGCCTGCGCGTGAAGCATGACCGCCCTAGCCACCGCCACACGTGTGCATCTGCGTGGAGCGGGTCCACCTGCGGAGTGTGACAGGTGACCACCGGGCTTGTCCGAGGGTCAGGTTCCGGGTGAGTGTTCTCAGCATTACGTGGGCGGGGAGGCCGACCGGCAGGGCTGTCTTCGGAGGGGCTCTGCGAGCCCTGGTCGGGAGCTCGGGCCCCGGGTGTCTCCTGGCAGCTGCGTGTCTCCCAGACACGCCCGGCTCCTGTCCTGGGGGATGAGTGAGCCCGGAGACCAGAGCGCCCCTTGTGCGTCGGGCCCGGAGGTCGGGGAGGGGCTGCCTGGCGCACAGGCCGCTCCCCAGGCTCCGGAGTCGCGGGCTGCTGGGGGACCGGACCGTGTCGCTGGGGAGCGGAAGCCAGACCGCGAGTGCAGCAACCCTCCCGGAGGCCCCTCGGCCGGGCCGCCTGCCTGTGGGCCTGCAGGgcgccctctccctgccccaggctTCGAAGCCACTGCGGCCAGGCAGGCAGAGGCAGGAGCGCGCGTCCGGCCACGGCTCACCCCGGGGAGGGCCGCCCTGGCCTCCGCTCAGGTCCCTCGACGCCGCGTGTTCCAGAAGCCCAGGCCCTCAGCCCAGACCCGTCTGGAGAGGGTCTCAGGCCTGGCGAGGACTTGGTGGTCCCGgggccacaccccctccccagccctgcgtCAGCCCCCGGGCCGGGCCAGGGGAGACGGACCCACGCCACCCTTCTCGTCCCTGCAGTGGCCCTGCCACCGGAGAAGGCCGAGGGCCGAGAGGGCCCGGGACAGCTCTTCAGCACAGACGATGGAGAAAGGGCAGCGAGCCGCGAGGGCCCCCGCGGGCCGGGCAGGCGGCGCCTGAACGTGGACGTAGGTCTTTGCCCTGCTCCCGCTCCTGCAGGCGGCCAGGcgcccgggggagggggggggcgcATACTGCGCTGACACGGGGTCCCTGCGCCCTGCAGCTCCACGCGGCAGGCTCTGCTGGGTCGAGGTGCCGCCGTGCACTCGGCCAGAGCTGGCCAGTGTGGCCCCAAGTAATTCAAGGGACTTCCCCAGCGCCAGTGCCAGCACCACGGAAATGATCCAGCAGTCGACCCTACCGACCTCTCACCTCCCCGCCCGCCCGGGAGGGAGGGGCCCgtttcctggagggcagggcgggGGTCGGGGTCCCGGCGCGAGGGTGAGGATGGCCCTGCCTGTCCCCGCGCACCCCTGCAGGCGCTCCAGTGTGACGTCTCCGTGGAGGAGGACAACCGGCAGGAGTGGACGTTCACGCTCTACGGCTTCGACAACAGTGGCAAGGCCACCCGAGAGGTGACACGCTGTGTCTGCGTCAGACGGCCCCTGGAGGGGCGCTGGCAGCAGACAGGCAACCATGCCCGCGCCTCCACGCTGGGGCAGGCTGAGCCCACTCCAGGGTGGCAGGAGAGGCTGGCGCCCTTCATGGGACAGGCTTgcggggggcgggaggggagcaCCGCAGGACCCGGGTCACCGGCAGAGCCGGCCAGAGTCCGCGTCCGCTCCTGTGCCCGGCTGCTGTCTGTGCAGTTCCTGGCAGAGCCCTGCATGCCTGTCTCTGCCCCGgccagcagcccctcccctccgCAGGGCGGTGAGGGCCCCAGGGGTGCCCCCGGCGCTCTGCTGGCTTGTGCGTCCAGGAGGGGCAAAGTGCCCTTGAAAGGAAGCAGACACGTAGGATGACTGAAAATAAGTGTGTTTGAGTTAAGAGCAAAATTTGATAGTTTATCTGATTGCTAAGTCTTTTGAACATAGATTCGGTTTGAAATTTAAAAGGTCGGAAAGATGTGATTCCAGCAAGGCTGCTGGCTCAGGCCGCGTGGTGCATTCACAGGACTGAGGAAAGGCATCTCAGATAAGCTGTCTCCTTTAGCTGGGCTCTGCTGGGATGCCGAGTGAATCAATCAGGCAGGCAGCCTGGAGGCGGCAGCAGGCAGTGTGGGTTGGGCGGTCCTCCCCCCGGTCTGCCTGTATCCATGACGTCCATGCCCGCCCTCAGGACATGTCCAGTCTGATGCACACCATCTACGAGGTTGTCGATGCCTCAGTCAACCACTCCTCGGGCAGCAGCAAGACCCTCCGAGTGAAGCTGACTGTCAGCCCTGAGCCCTCCAGCAAGAGGAAGGAAGGCCCCCCCGCCGGCCAGGGTGagggcctgggctcctgggctgcAGCAGCTCCCTGCTCAGGTGCCCTGAAGACCCCGCTTTAAACGTCAGCCCACCCCTCCTTGCAGGCAGGCCTCCTGCACCCCCTGCCCCCGTACTGCATCTCCCCAGAGCTCCCACTCACCCTGCCGGGGGGTGTTAACTGTGCCTACTGTTCAGTGCCCCCATCACAGAAAAAATCTCTATGGCTTCCTGAGCGTGGAAAGCGGGGCCTGGCACCTGGCGAGGGCTCGAGCTGCTTGTTCAGTGAAGGAATGAGTGCGTGGGTgcttgagtgagtgaatgagtgagcgAACGAGTGGGTGAATGAGTGCGTGGGTGCTTGAGTAAATGAGTGAGCGAACGAGTGGGTGAATGAGTGAGCGAACGAGTGGGTGAGTGAGTGAGTTAAATGAGTGAGCAAACGAGtgggtgaatgagtgagtgagtaaaTGAGTGAGCGAACGAGTGGGTGAATGAGTGagcgaatgaatgagtgaacgagtgggtgaatgagtgagtgaatgagtgagcgaatgaatgagtgaacgagTGGgtgattgaatgagtgaatgagcgaatgaatgagtgaacgagTGGgtgattgaatgagtgaatgagcgaatgaatgagtgaacgagTGGgtgattgaatgagtgaatgagcaaatgaatgagtgaacgagTGGgtgattgaatgagtgaatgagcaaatgaatgagtgaatgagtgggtgattgaatgagtgagtgagcaaatgaatgagtgaacgagTGGgtgattgaatgagtgaatgagtgagcgAGTGAACGAGTGGGCGAGTGAACGAGTGCCCACCTGCCTCTTTCAGACCGGGAGCCCACTCGATGCAGGATGGAGGCGGAGCTGCCCGAGGACCCCCGGGTGGCCGACAAGAGGCTGTCCACGCACATCAGGTGAGGGGCTGGCGTCCAGCTCTGCGCTCCTCAGACGCGGGCGGCCCAGCCACACTCCTGCGTCCCACAGGCCTCCGGGGCTGTCCCCTTGGGGTGGCCCGCCAGGATGGGCACCTGGGCACAAAGGCCTGGATGCGGCCAGGGAGCCCCGGTCACTCCCTGCCATGGGGTGGGTGGCCGGCCCTCGGGCTGGAGCTGGGCGCTTCCAGCGTCGTCTGAGAGGCCGTGGGGCTTGAAGGGCAGCAGGGGTTCGGCCTCCAGACCCTCAGCGCAGCTGCTCCCGTGCGTCATGGCTCCACTCACTGGGGCAGCAGCCACGGAGCCCTAGCCGGCGTCCTAGGTGACGCAAAGACAGCGGAGGACACTGGGTGGGACCGTGGTCCTGCGGTCCCCTTGGCCCCTGCTTGTCCTAGCACCCGCCCTTTCTGGGCGGGCGTGCTGTTCAGAGCAAACCCTGCCCCCCGTGCTGCACCAGGAGGCCCACCGCcgacccccacccctgctctgagCGGGGGCCGTACTGCGTGGACGAGAACACGGAGCGGAGAAACCACTACCTGGACTTGGCAGGAATTGAGAACTACGCGTCTAAGTTCGGACCAGGTGGGTCCTGGAGACCGGGCCCCTGGTGCCAGGCCTGAGGGCGCCGGGTCCCTGCGGCGACCCAGCTGGGGCCCCGAGTCCCAGAGTGGGCCATTCAGGTGTGCGGGCAGGACCGGGTCCGGGTGGGATGTCCCAGGCCCCGCCAAGGGTCTCACGGGTGCCGTGTCTGCAGGGTCCCCCCCGGCGCAGGCCAGGCAGGAGCCCCCGGCCAGGGCCGCGCACCCGCAGGGCCGGTCCCGCTCCCAGGAGTCGGACGCGCACGCCGCGCACCATCGCCGCTGCCTGGGGCTGGCTGAGCCCGCCCTGCTGGCCGCTGAGCCCGTGCCCCGGGCCCTGGACCTGCCGCCCCGGCCGAAGGGGCCGGAGAGGCCGTTCTTGAGGTCCCCCCAGGGCTCGGGGCGGCCGCCTGGGGCCCCCGGCGGGGGCAGGCCCGGGAGAGCCTTCAGCTTCCACCCGCCGGCCCCCcaagcccaggccccgccccaggaCGGTCACCATGTCCCGcagtccctgcccccaccctacGGCCACAGGCGGTGCCGGCAGAGGGGCCGGGAGGGCCACTCGCCGCTCAAGGCCGCGCCGGGCCAGCCCGCGGCGCTGGAGCACGAGGCGGTGCGGGAGCTGCCCCCCGCGCTGCCGGGCGAGGCCTACGCGGTGCCGACGGTCCAGCGCCAcgagcaccaccaccaccacgagcaccaccaccaccaccaccaccaccaccacccggcCTAGCGGCCCGACGCGCCGGGGACCCACGCGGAGGGGCCTCTCACGCCGCGGCACCCCCACCCCGAAGCTCCCGCGTCATCCTGAACACAGCCGTACGCTTAGCCGCCTGCACCTGCTTCTGTCACGACGCCACGGCGAGGCCCGCGGGCTCGAAGGGACTCTGCTCGGACGGCCTCGGCGTGCTCTCCTCTCGGAGCCCCGCTGGGTGCGTCTCCTGTGTGGCAGGGGGCGCGAGGCTGGTCACCGGCCCCGGGTGGCCGGGGGCTTTGTGGCTCCTGTGGCTCGTCCATGCTGAGCCCGGGAGGGGCGGCTCGGGGCAGTCGCTGCTCGGGGCCACGTGTGCGGTGGCGAGTTCCAGCATGCGAGGCCGGCACGGATCACGGGGGAGAAGGGGGGCCACGCGGGGGGCCAGGGGAGCGGCCGGAGTACAGAGAGGCGGAGGTGAAAGCCAAGAGGAGGGGCGGCCAGGCAGGGCCACAGGCGGTGCCCCCAGCACCCTCAGAGGACACAGGTGGCCAGCGGGGCCAGGGCAGTGTGGGCGCCCCCGAGACACACGGGCAGCTG encodes the following:
- the NKD2 gene encoding protein naked cuticle homolog 2 isoform X2, yielding MGKFQSKHGDSFVVSAYLGGRRGTEEAERRGCVEHGTRDKQELPGGDPKEGPFRDDPCPLEVALPPEKAEGREGPGQLFSTDDGERAASREGPRGPGRRRLNVDALQCDVSVEEDNRQEWTFTLYGFDNSGKATREDMSSLMHTIYEVVDASVNHSSGSSKTLRVKLTVSPEPSSKRKEGPPAGQDREPTRCRMEAELPEDPRVADKRLSTHIRRPTADPHPCSERGPYCVDENTERRNHYLDLAGIENYASKFGPGSPPAQARQEPPARAAHPQGRSRSQESDAHAAHHRRCLGLAEPALLAAEPVPRALDLPPRPKGPERPFLRSPQGSGRPPGAPGGGRPGRAFSFHPPAPQAQAPPQDGHHVPQSLPPPYGHRRCRQRGREGHSPLKAAPGQPAALEHEAVRELPPALPGEAYAVPTVQRHEHHHHHEHHHHHHHHHHPA
- the NKD2 gene encoding protein naked cuticle homolog 2 isoform X1, whose translation is MGKFQSKHAAAAFKRRESPEGDSFVVSAYLGGRRGTEEAERRGCVEHGTRDKQELPGGDPKEGPFRDDPCPLEVALPPEKAEGREGPGQLFSTDDGERAASREGPRGPGRRRLNVDALQCDVSVEEDNRQEWTFTLYGFDNSGKATREDMSSLMHTIYEVVDASVNHSSGSSKTLRVKLTVSPEPSSKRKEGPPAGQDREPTRCRMEAELPEDPRVADKRLSTHIRRPTADPHPCSERGPYCVDENTERRNHYLDLAGIENYASKFGPGSPPAQARQEPPARAAHPQGRSRSQESDAHAAHHRRCLGLAEPALLAAEPVPRALDLPPRPKGPERPFLRSPQGSGRPPGAPGGGRPGRAFSFHPPAPQAQAPPQDGHHVPQSLPPPYGHRRCRQRGREGHSPLKAAPGQPAALEHEAVRELPPALPGEAYAVPTVQRHEHHHHHEHHHHHHHHHHPA